GTTTTTATTTAAACGGTTATTCAAGTTTTTCagtatcattaaaaaaatcaggtgaaaattattgtccagaggtcTGTAACTTTACCGAAACAGCATTTAGACGGGGCTGTCGAGTGATAACTGTTCCTTTTCTCAGCGCTGACCAGGATCGGCCAATCACactcatttattattactggacgaggattttaaaaatgattttatagatatttctgaggcggatttccattcacaggtatgaatccttacAATGATCAGTTTTGATTAAAAATCACTATCCAGTGTTAAAATGTCTCCAATAAGAAATAAGAGCATTCTAAGATTTCAATGTTGATGactggaggattcggttttctgaGCTGTCGAGCACAGGAAGAAAACTTTGTCTCATAGGATACAGTTAGTAGCTGACAACATttgcaatttcggtctgttcctcacacaaaactgtcATAtgtatttagaaaacatgaaatatatcacatgagaCATATGGAGTTTGGAATGGAGTTTGTGAACTTTAGTTTATATCTTACCCTGGAAAAGATCATTATACTGTTCTATTATATTATTTGTAACTATTAGTACTTTATGAGTAACTACTATAGTTTTTAGAGCTGCACACTAGCAGTGTGTTCTTcttaaaattgtttattaaattgcaTGATATTGTGTGGTGTTGACATTCTAAATTATAAACGTCTCAgtgacatctgctgaatgttttattgacatcTGGGACATTGACATACGTCtttagacatattgcagatgagcaaacaacataaaaacatgtcttccagatgtgatgtctgggtgatgtacgtgtgtaATCAgggtaaatctatccctcacagcatcgtgtcaaaaattaaatatggcgatTCATGGCGAGGTAGCTATGCTCACATAcatatgtctgttttagatcttttcatctggataacatttcattctaattaacatctgctaaacatcttaaaaagatcaaatttacaagcattctaaatcataaacatctcaaagacatctgctgaatgtgttTTATCAGGCACTCTGAATGAGGTctcttccctgatagcacacatacattatccagatctatttgatgtgtgtgtgtttacatctggaagacatatttgttTTAGGTTGTTTCCTCATTTGCTTTAAGACTTTTCCTTGCGAATGTCATAAaacacattcagcagatgtctttgagatgtttatgatttagaatgcttgtaaatctgatctttttaagatgtttagcagatgttaattagaattaaatgctttccagatgaaaagcttCCAATGATGAATAAAATACTGTTTAGAACAATACAGTAAATTATGCTGCACTGCCATCTAGTGGCAAAATCAGGAAGCACATGATCGTCACTCTTGTCACATTTTGAGCAGTAGATCTTGATTAAGACAAACATTGTGAGCATGTGGTTACAAATAAGACACACAAATATGTCTACACTATAACACTTAGGAAATTATACTGTGTATTGTTGGAACATGGCCATTATATACATTTACTACATAATCACAGTTCTGTTTATGGTGGTCTGACATCAGAGAAAAGCAGAAATAGGAGAGAGAATGCAGTTCTGCCTATGGTGGTCTGACATCAGAGAAAAGCAGAACTAAGAGAGAGAATAACAGCCCTTGAGCACAGGCTTTCACTCTCAGTAATGTATTGGTACAGATATAATGTGATGTAAACCCCAAAATATAGTTTGTTTTTTGGCTTGTCACAGTTAGCCACAATGTGTTAGCCTACAGACAGAATATGTCCATCTCGGGCAGGAGATGTGTAAATATGGAAGCTTCTCTTTCCAATTATGTATATGCTGAACTACAGTAAGCACTACAGAGAGAAGGGGTAAAATCTGGAACAATTAGTTTTGACTAGTGAAGCTTGATGGTGCTCCCATCAATCACCCCATTCATTGTGTGCTTTCTCTTATTAATGAAGTATTGTGTGTCTGCCGAGTTGATGTGCTGTCTgcctgtttaataaaaaaaatgacattcagGCATAAATTGAAAAAGTTACTTGTTATTTCACTTTTCATCTTTTGACTTGGTAAATAATTCACAAGATGTCAAACAGTTCTAGCAAAATTCTCTTTGTCTCATGAAGACCTGCCTGATCTTTGGTTATGTTAGTGCCATATCCGCTGTGAGAAGTTGTTTCATGCTGTGACCAAAAAATCAAGCCCAACATTTTCTACATGCAAATGACCCACATATCTCAGCAGTTGAGATATGCAGCAAGATTATTTATGATTCTGCTGTATTGCAAAGTATTAACGCATATTTAAATGGGTGTATtgttgaaatgaacatatttttgtAAGTTAGAGGTGTTTTGACATTTCATTGAATTACTTTGTTTTATGTGTGGAATTTATTGTATTTCAATATGTTAAACTTTGGAGGTTAAAATGGGCTCAGCTTTGCTTACTGTGGTTTAATTCTGAAGCTCAGAGTGCTCCAGTGTCAGACCAGTGCACACAAAGATGTACACATAAACAACAAGAAGAAATATCAGGCCTGCATTGTAATAATTTTTAGTGTTTTAATGGAAGATATAGCCTACTTTATTCTGTTTAACATTGTGTTGATCATGTCGTAGGAGtagatcaaaagttttttttttttttctatttctggcACTGTATGAATATTTTGGGTGAACGTTTTAATCCAAAAAGCAAATTTATTGCTTGATAATTAAACACAGTTTATGATAATGTAGTGTATTGTTATTTCAAAAGTATACATAATGTTTTCTACAACCTTTATGACATCAGTGTCGTCAAAAACAATCAGCCACCAGATGTTATGATTtgttaaactattgttaaaataggCTACTTGTAAATCCAGCACCACGATGGGTGACAGTCAGTTTTTGTGCTTATAAATCGTGCTTGTAAATTAATCTAACTTGCTTTTTGCAATCAGATGAACAGTTGCTGGATCTATAATATTGTACAGTATGATCTGTTTTACATGTATACATTCATAAGGATCACTGAGGAttagatattaaataattttaaggacCAGTGAGCCAAGAtgatgcacattataattttgaATGTGTATAATGACTATAATGAATGTGTAATTGCACAGTGGCCCTTTTTATATAAACCACTTACTGCTGAGAAAGATTTTAACCATCTTTTGTTCTGTTCATcaacatgcaaaaacaaaacaggaaatTGGTAAACATTAAATTCTCACAGGCCTTTTCAAGCAAATTGCCATGTCAGCACACTGTAGTTAGTACACATACAAATGGCTTGAAAAGAATGATGAATAATTTATTAAGCCATCTTCTAAATGCTTTCAGCACTTCTCGTTCTGTATTCGTCTTTCTGTTTGAGTTTAATGTTCATTTTAGTTTCATGGGACTAATAACTGACTTAGAAAAAACAATAGTTCAAGTCTGTTGATAGTACAGCAGctttatttacagtaattaatcattttacagtacatgtacaaAGCATGTTCAGTTCCTCTCTTTAATAATTTAACAGTTGTGATTACCACTGAATATAAACAGTTTAAAAggtaataaataaaacaagcacTAAACAGTGTGCAATAAGCTTAAGTTGAACCCGAACAGTTCATTTATACAACATCAAAGTTCCCTCTGCTTTTCTCCTAACATTCAGTCACCAAAGTAAAAGGCAATGTAGCCTATAAATGTAAAACAACATGTGCTCCAGACAATAGTAATAAtgcattatgtactgtatatttgtgtcTAAAAGCATTTGAACAGCAAATGTCTAAATTATTAATATTGTCATAACCCTTAAACCACCTCCTTCACTTACACAATACAATGTTCACCACAAGAAGGTGCTTTCTGAGACCACTCTATATGAATGTCTATCAACATTACAGTTCATTGATGATCCTAGACTTCCACCAGATGTAAATGAGGCTGAAACATGTGAAATACATCATGGTGCCAGCATGCAAGCCATCTTGCATGCCACTGCAGAAATGAGAGCCGCACCCCGACCACTCCCCTCTTCTGATTGGATGAAGGTAATTTCGCAGTGAGGTGTCATTTCCCGCACAAGTTTATGAAACCTCTCCTTGAAACTGAATGAGCAAATATGAAggtcaggaaaaaaaataaaaaataaaaaaaaagttcattaaaggtgcattatgtaacaattttcaataTTAATATTCAATAGTAATAttcgcatttttattttttttttgccaatgtgtgaatggcttgtaacgcaacttaaaaaatgagcccttcccggactccCTAGGTTgcgcctgtagactgattttcatgcaaagggagcgggtcggttttgccgggaaaatccaaaggatgtgacgtttatgcacgctcccgagagccttgcctcagtaatagcttctcttccactattcaacagtgacagcaaactgcaacactaggtaatgttatcttagagatggaatccacctcttttataaaaataaaaatgtatctactgaatcccatctggctaaacgGGAACATGATcttggtcgagcgaaaactagagtgaacatcggcaggacatttgattcctggagggaccgtcgttcggttttggggatcaaaaccgccCCTttattggcattcttcttattggacaggtaagcttacataactgcaaagcatgtgaaatatagtgccataaggattgatcagtgtcattttagctaacttgatcttgcctgctaacgctgacgaactgcaagctaccttgcttcgtaactttcaaataatttcaacgatcttctctttatactcaaagtcaggtatacaggataaatttaagcaaatacgctggtttcttgatcgtagtacaacatatgacatacaaaacatacaatagtgcaacatactagtgcagtgcaacagtaaactgtttggtatagttcggtagtatgtatcagtatgctatgttagctgatgagtagttttagtttagtctctaagtttgtagtaaaacaatcataactgtaattttaattatgctacctcatctgtcggcatgatgccagtgaatcactttcagtctctttgtaggttacgtcattgttttggccgatgctcgctcgtgtccctatggagtgtgtgcacgagcgcgagcatgagcagcaggtagctggctgcagttcacttaagggccacaggtgtcattaataacaagggtttctgaatcttacatacttcacctttaaggaatAGATAAATTAGATCTAAATGTATTAGGTTATTAGGTCAAATGTATTAGGTCAATTTATTAGATACAATTTTAAAGAcacaaaattggagttttgtggcttttagtcaatGTCTTTTAACTTTGAGGACATCTATTTGACAGAGTGTACTCCTAAAAGattacaaaaataacttttagcagatatacacatttcaaggtgcactcagtaactttttgctcatgtcatcttggacttacagtgacacctagtggtgtggatacagcatcattcaaaatcaatggttttcagttacagatgccattgtagaaatttactgTTCACAATCTGCCATgagtaatttaatccaagagtgaaagtgaccaataacaagacggttactgggATTAAGCGTgtagtattcagatggtcatgtgattctaaaatgtcaGCCCCCATTAGGGCGCCCCtgttccatgtagaataaaacagcttttataaggtcactgatatgactagagtcctcaacTCATGTGAGTGGCCATGATTTTatgtacatatgtttcaaaattacaattcatttctttaggagtaaaacatttttaatggggaaacaattactgagtgcacctttaaaatgtagtctttctctttcagggaaatggaccaaaaatattgatgactcattttgTATGTAGCGGAGTCTACAAATTTGTGTCCCCTTCCCCTAATAAATATTGTCTCCTCCTAGAAATAGTAAGTTTCACATCATTCTTCATGGCTGTGacttaaactaaaggctattggctatttaataaaaaaagaatgagcCCTTTAATATGCTCCTCCCCAACTTCCTACATGAACATAAATAACATGAAATGCAAAAACTATGCTTGTCAATCCGTTTATTGAGTTCTTTAATTGTTTCTTAGACCCTTCATATTACACCTCCCTCTTCTGCCAACCTAGATCCTAAATCCAATTAACTTTCCCCTTCATTCCTCTCTGTTTCCCTTCTCATAATACCTCTCTCTCCTCTCGCACTCACCGAGGGTGTAGTTTGTAGACCGAGCCATCCACTCCCACAGTGATCTTCAGTTCCTCTTGACAACGTCGTTCCCTCATTAGGTTGATGACGCCAGCGAGTCCAGCCCCACACATGTGAGCAGCTCGCATAGACACACTCTCACAAGCCAGACGTACAATGTCACAGTCCAGCTCGGATGGCAAGATTCCCAGCGAACTTAGGATGTTATAAATCTGCTTTCTGTCCCCCATgtcactgaaagaaaaaaaaagcttacgtataaaaaatacaaacaacagtTTTTATGAACAAATTTGGATTCCccataaaaggtgcactcagtaatttttgtttatattgtCTTGGCTGATATGGCAGTCATTTTGAACTTATACTATCACCTTGTGGCGTGGATGCAGGATCACGCAAAAGCAAATGTTTTCAGTTAtaaatgtcattgtagaaatgcactatttgcaggtcagccataattaatttattcTGCGAGTGAGAGTGATCAACAATAGGGGGGTTATCAAGATAAGagagtattcggctggtcatgtgatctcaaaatGGGTCGACCTGCTCCGTGtgaaataaaactgcttttattggGCTTCTGATATGAttggagtcttcatctaatgttatttttaaataattttaaaaatatttgtcaaaAGTATCACTCATTTCTTTAGGGGTATTTAGTGGAGAAATAGGCTACTTAGTGCACTTTTAAGGATCCTATCAAAGTACAGATACATTCTAAAAGATGGAAGGTATTGGGGTATTATGTGATTTTAAACATACAATGAAGGCTTACTATATGTAatttaatgaatgaaaatatacagATTGAACATTTAACATTGCTTATGCatccggtcctgctcgacctgctccgaacgggattcgaactggcatgggaggtgggtgcactaatgaggaggctaaaggactcttgaggccaggggagtgaggttttacacataccacacagctatcacgtaccagctggctcccattacactcatcccccctaaacctcactcccatccgggtcacggcaccactgtaaccggtcctgctcgacccgctccgaactggattcaaaccggcgtctccggcatgggaggcgggcactattgaggaggctaaaggctacagcccctagagtcagtcgctagtgcacctcttgaagccaggggagtgaggttttacacataccacacagctatcatgtaTCAGCTGGCTTACGTTACACTTAGAATAGataataatcttttattaatcTTCTCATTGTCATTGGCATTTGTTggaggtttttaaaaaaaagtatgtgcaTATTAGTTAAAACTTAAGTTGAAGCCTGTTTTCTTACAATCAGCAATTCGGTCCTACCTCTCAATCTGGGAAATGAAGCGAGTTTCAAAAACTCCCCTTGTTTTCAGCATGTCTGAGGCTTCACCATTAAACAGCAGATCTTCATTCACAAGTTTTAGCAGCACAAGACGCACAAGCTCTCCCATATACTTTCCACCAATCAGCTTCTCATACCTAAAGTCATGTGGAAAAGGTATGCAGAGATTAGGTGAAAGTCTTTCTCAGCAAAAATAACATAGACCTGCAAAACTTATTGCTCAATTTCAATAAAACTGCAGCAATAGGAATTAGTGGAAATGAGTGGAAGCCTGTCGATAATATtgtgaaatgtacagtaaatggcCTAAAGTAACCAGGACAGAAAGAAAGCATGAGAGGTGAGTATAAggtaagttatcaaaaatcagaggAATGGCCCATTGAACTCCTCTGTATCTGCTTGCATACACTGTAAATACCCATTAAGGTAGCAGCTTCACTAATGATCTCCTTCCCTGGCCATTAATCCAGCTGTGTGTATTCCAGCAGTGACGTGGTTACCGTTAGAATCTCCACATAACTAGCAAAACAACCCTGTCACCTGGAGACCACATAAGTGCTCCAGGTTGCCATCTCGCTAAGCTCCTTCAGCCACAAGAAATATGCTAAAGGTCGTCAGACAATATATTATTACTAAAAAAGTGTAGGCCTATCTACTGTTCACAGATATTATGTTTGAGGAAATAGAGTGTTCCTTTTAGAATATAGCAAAGAGCCAAAGAGCATACTTGTGAGATCATGACTGGTCATGTAGCCTACTAAAATATTCTGCATCAAAGTAGTACTTTAACGAACGAGTAGCTGAAATAATATTGCAGATGCTGCCAagtttgttttaaaggaatagttcaccaacaagtgaaaattctctcaccatttacccCCTTCATGccatgtatatgactttcttccttcttcagaacacaaatatttagaagaagatctcagctctgtaggacaatccaatgcaagtgaatggtgaccaaaactttgaagctccaaaaagcacataaaggcagcataaaataatccattcaacttcagtggttaaatccatgtcttctgaagcgatcaaataaattttggatgagaacagactaaaatacaactctttttttccactataaatcagggagcagtctccttggcgatcatgatttcaagctccattacacttcaaaacatgattgtgcctagagactgcaatggcaagatgtacagtgaaaaggaagttacattttggtctgttctctcccaGAACTtgttagatcacttcagaagacattgatttaacaactggagtcttatggattacttttatgctgccttaatgtgatttttggagcttcaaagacttggtcaccattcagtggatttgtatggaccttcagatcTGAATAATTCTtctgaaaattttcatttgtgttctgcagaagaaagaaagtcacacaagtCTAAGATGacggggtgagtaaatgatgagagaaatttcatttttgggtaaattattcccTGAAGTTAGCTcgaataaataaattgtttgcaTCAATAcagaatcaaataaaaaaaaaagtataacctTACAGTTTTGTGACTACCAGCTTAAACTAAGTTGAATTGTTTAATTAGGTTTTGATCAGCACATGAAGATATGctatgtcattttttaaatttcttaAACTGAATGATGTTCATAGGTTGGTTTCCCCAAAAGATGTTAACAAGTGTCAACCACTGCATGAGTTTAGGGCGGAGCTGTCTGTTCATCTGATTAATGACAGATGGGGGAAGGGTCTGGGAAACATTTTTTCTAGAGGAGTACTCACAGCTGTTGTCCAGGGTTGAGTGACGTCTCATCTACAACACGATCATATTCCAGACGAAACTCCTCCAGTTCACCATTGTCCCCAAATGCTCCCCATTCAGTGTTCACACACATCCGTCCCTCCTCTCCCTCCGCCAGCTCCACTGTACGCATCTCCTCCATATAGCAAGCATTACAGCCAGTGCCTGAGAAACaatgatataataaaaaagaaacagaaagagagagaacagaaTCAATATAGGTAAAGCATTTCTTTCTGTGCTTTACCTaatggaattgcacaaataaCTAGAAAGGTGAAGTTTGTCCAGATAAACTTTgatgttgacttgacaaagcctttgtctgaaagttttaaataGATACATTTAAAAGTAGACCTTCAGATAAAACCTTCAGATAGATGGATATATTTGTATTGGAACCTAAAGCCATGATATGGCAGAccttgtgtttgtttacatttgaattttttgacagttggagtttgaattaatgagcattacattggcccatttgaacattctgtcaatgtctGTAGGTTTATTTGGATTTTTGATTGTTCATTGTGTGAAAGCATTATTAGATATACAGTAGCAACGTGAATCAGAACAATCTGAAGGTCAGTGCTGAGTTTGGTAAATGTAGCTTGAAAGATGTAGGAGGAGTTAAAATTGACCATTTtatcttggtttagggattttggagaAAAAAAGTCTTTAGAATAACCAGCCAGATCACATGAAAATGACATGAACATggcaacattttcaaaatgaaatgatgtgcttcattacacgtttggctgtaGATTCCCAATGAAATATCCagcgaggggcgccaaaagcaagttcaATGGTGTCGTGATCAGAcaaagtttttaaggtgaatgttagatggaggttttaatgagtaaaatgtacctccctaacctaaaactttaacctaaacttaaccaatagtgtcctataagcaaatgagaggtgtacaaaacagatatccttaccctaaaccaaaacctaaacctaaccgatagtgtcctaaaagcaaatgcaacatgaaagcacattttctgaagcaaccacgtcattttgtgtcgcttttatgacacttttgtctcacgttTCAGCTTGCATGCATGACTGGCTTGAGCCTAGTctagtccaacactctatcaggtgagctaccatggaAGTTAATCACAGTatataagtgtgtaaatgtaggtgtgtctgttatagggctgggtgatatgacaaTATACAATATCTTGTGGCGaagatataaagtgtcaatcggttgagattttgctatatcattTATATTGCGATATGTAAGCATCCATGTGCACGGTTTGAGTGTATTTATCAGTGGGCCGGGCTTCACATGATCAACTGTAGCCGGTAAAAGCGGCAGTTATTTGCATGCACTGGTTTAGCACCCAATTccctaaaggaattatgcaaatcaggcaaTGGCGTAACCGCTTCCACAAACTTGATGCTGAATGTGatgatttatgtattattttctttgttgcattgtttTGAGAAGAGAAGatctttataataataaaataatattggtcaacaacatatcatgCTAACATGTGGCATCATGTGAAATTAAGCATTATGGTAATTGTTtataaataagtgtttataaagtcacaatAAGTCgttgaataaaacgcacagttgttgtagcgcctccagTGTTAATTTTACCCAGAAACTGTGACAAAACACAGAACATGGCACATAAAACtcaattagcaaaaatgtagtaatAGTAATGTTCATTTTATGAGACTAAGTTGAGAATAGCACTATTTTTGCTTTTTCGAGCCaacataatgactgttttcaaacaggtttctcgaaCACTGCTCCTGTCTCACATTGGTCAGactaacagatagtcccacccccgaactcacaccattggttcagCCAGTGTTACTGTGTTGGCCTGATC
This sequence is a window from Myxocyprinus asiaticus isolate MX2 ecotype Aquarium Trade chromosome 33, UBuf_Myxa_2, whole genome shotgun sequence. Protein-coding genes within it:
- the LOC127424638 gene encoding hexokinase-4-like, whose protein sequence is MLVKVGEDEERGWKVETKHHMYSIPEDAMTGTAEMLFDYIAGCISDFLDKHNLKHKKLPLGFTFSFPVRHEDLDKGILLNWTKGFKASGAEGNNVVGLLRDAIKRRGDFEMDVVAMVNDTVATMISCYYEDRSCEVGMIVGTGCNACYMEEMRTVELAEGEEGRMCVNTEWGAFGDNGELEEFRLEYDRVVDETSLNPGQQLYEKLIGGKYMGELVRLVLLKLVNEDLLFNGEASDMLKTRGVFETRFISQIESDMGDRKQIYNILSSLGILPSELDCDIVRLACESVSMRAAHMCGAGLAGVINLMRERRCQEELKITVGVDGSVYKLHPRFKERFHKLVREMTPHCEITFIQSEEGSGRGAALISAVACKMACMLAP